gagaaaaagaaaaaaaataattatatgtatgtatacatatatgtgtgtgtatatatatatatatatatattacatatatatatatatatatattacatatatattactcTAAGATTAAATGATAAACATCACAGAAAATGACAGTAAGAGACCAAAGAACATGAAGTCATCAGATGGGAGCAGACCACTTTCCTCTCAGTAGAAGGATGGGGAGCTGTGAGTTTCAAATATTTTCTGATCTGTTAGATGTCATTACTTCATGTGTAGGTTTCATTAACTAAACTCTcctgtgaagaaagaaaaaaacgtGATGAGAATTTTTTTGGGAACTGACAGTGATGAAAAAGTaaagtacatttaaaatattttccactAAATTTTTGAAGGTCTCTTGCCTATGTCAGCCAAAGCTATAACCAGAGCCACAGTATACTCTTATCAGCTGAGATAACAAGCCAACCAACTCCTCAGGACAATTGgatctctctttttttgcctttttaagaaTGGGTGAAAGGggcttattttattattttgagggAACCTGAAAGATAATGAATCCTACAGTGATAATACATAATCACACATATGCAcattaattaatatttcttcaactCCAACCCACTGCCCCTGAGAAGACTTTGTTTGGCACTTTGTCTTTGGCTGCCCAGAGACAATTATCTCAGTTCAACAATCTCTACCTCACAATATTTGGCTGATGAGCAGGGATAGTGTCCCCaaggagatgcaaaaaatatCTACCATAGGTGAAATTGGCCTGTGGGGGCAACCTATGAAACATGCTGTCCGACTTTAGCTACAAATATAATGGGGACATTTAAGGGAAAATTTGCTTCCTGACTAAGGAGAATACAATTATGATGGCCAGAAGACAATGGAAACTTTACAATTTTCTGCCAGTCCAACCTGAGCTGGGGGAATTCTTGAGGTTTTTGCCATGGTATAGGAATTCAATGATATCATCTTTGAGCAGAGAACCTAACAGTAAGAAGACTTGTTGCCTTATTCAGGTAAGATGCAGTGAGTTAGAATGGATTGCTTTTCTCCATTATCCCCTTTtatttgtttcctcttctctcttttctttccttccttttttctttctctcttttctttccttctttagtttgttctccctctccatcattccttctttctttgtttttctttttcttcctttttttctttctttccttcttcttccctccctctctttcttttttctcttcatccctttcttttcctttcttccctctccctcctttctttcttccaccctttatttctgtctctttctttcactcccttccttctctctttctctcttctctctgtttcttttttccttctttccttctttctttttcccttcttcctttccctatccCTCTATATATACCTTTTCCACATTATCccactttcatttcttcttgttaAAGTACAGTCATGTCTTAGGGAAAGGAAATATAAGTGGAATCATGGTTAGCATTAAAAGTGATTCCGTCTTTAGAATAATGAAAACAAGTCAAACATTTCTGTTCTGTAGGGATCCAGAGGGGCAGTTCATATAGAAGAAAGTGTCAGGGTATGTAGGATTCTTCCATAGGTGTACACCTGGAATGGGTAGTAGAGGCCATAGAAGCCAACTGTAGTATTTTTGAGATAAAAAAAGCACAGATAGAAAAAGTGACTAGTTCAAGGTTGCATCTTTGGAAGCGACTTAACTCAAGTGTGAATCCAGGTCTGCTAATTCCAAAGCTAGTGTCATTCCACAcacatagttaaaaaaaaagtttccatcaTTGAACCAAGTAGTCACTCTGGTACAAATATTGGCCCAGTCACACCTGGCAGATATTACTTATGCCAGCAAGACTAAAGAGCAATACGTGTAAGGAAGACGTTGATACTCTTCTGTAGGTGCCAACATTTTCAAAGTTCACTTTTTCCAGTGCAAGAAAATTTTGAGCAGAGACATGTCCAATTCTTACAAAGAGCTGGATACCAAACCTGAAATACAAACAGAGGAGTTAAGAGAAACCTAGGACCTTTGACCCTTTGACACTTGAAAGTGATATCTTCTACCTTGAAACCCAGAGAATTTCCATCTCTTTAATGCACTTTAAATATTTGTGAATTTCTTACTTTTTTATCCTATTTCTATGTTTAAAActacctcctcttctcccctcattTAACTGCCTGCCAGGCTGCTGATATTGGACCACTCCCTGACCCTGCCCAGCCATAGATCTCAGCACATAACTGATCGGAACTGCAACAGATGGGttaatacatataaaattttttaagtaAATCTCAGCCTTTATTGCTCATTTTTTGAAGTATTAATACATTTCATATAAAATCAAGGCCCATTTTGCAATGTGGTTAAATGGCTAGTAGCAGTCCCCATAGTTTTTCCCAATAGTAAGTACATTACCACCAAAGATAGCCACAGGTAGAAGGCTGAAAACCTTCTTCGCTCAATCCAGGTACCAATAGTTTGAAGAAGCTCAACTTTAGCTTCTCTCATATGACAGATATTTGGAAATAGTTCTGTGCTGGGCTTGCAGGAACTTTTGTCTCTATGTTGTGGTACCTTGATGTTATAACCCTGGGAAACCTGCACCCAAGATGTCTcttgtataattttatttttaattgttgctttttcctttttatatcacATTGATTGATTAGAATTTCCCTCACTATCACCCCTATGaacattcatttgtaaaatagattttttaaaactatagtCCTTCAGCGGGAAAACCAAGGGaccactgttggtggagttctggACTGGTCTAACTAgtatgaaaaacaatttggagcaATGCCTTACAAGTAATTGAATAGTGAATAATACCCTTTGAACCAGTGATACTACTTATTTGAAACAgattaaagaaagacaaaaaatatccaTGTGCGTAAACATATTCAAAGAAACTCTTTtattgtggtggtaaagaatttaaaaatcaaggtTTGTTCTTCCACTGGGTAATGGTTACATAAATTATGGTCTGtaactgtgaaatgagggtgataattttagaaaaacttgggaagatctctgtaaaatgatgcaaattgaagcaagCAGATACAAGAGAGTAACacataataacaacaatgtaaTGTTAATTACCTTTAAAAGACAGTAATTCTAATTAACATAATGACAAACCATAATCACAATGGACTCATGGTGAGGGATGAAACATTTGCCTCCAGATAGAGAAGTAATGGCTGCAAggtacaaataaaatcatattttcttttctttctttcctccttccttccattctctccttcctccctacttcctccctccctttcccttcctcacttcctttttccttccttccttagtttcttagttccttctttatttcctctcttttctctttctcttcctcctttccttccttcttcctttttttctctttcttattagaTAGCTAATGTGGTCATTTGTTTAAAGTtactatacatatctttaataggttttatttttgtcaccttctcaatgggtggagaaggaggagtaaaatggaacagaattttttaaatgacaataaaatggtacatatatatatatgtgtgtgtgtgtgtgtgtgtgtgtgtgtgtgtgcgcgtgtgtgtgtagatgtgatcacatatacctatgtatgcatgtacgtatGTATTCAACATAACCAAAATTTAGATCCTGTGTCAGGACTTCATTATTATTCCTTTAAAGATGTTATCATGGAGAATTAATGGTGAGGAAATACCCACCTATGCTTTGTCCCAAAGTCCTGGATCTTTAACCATGTAAGATTTCTTTAAGGAAGTGGTTGATATAAAAGAACAGGGGAGGAGTATCAGGACATGTGCTCCCTTGGATGCCATTCCATATACGTCAAGGTAGAGGTGGGGGTCATAGGTTATTCCTTTTCTTGCCTGATGCCTGTGAATGGAAGAAATTTGAAGTGATAAGATCAGGAGAGTCTGTGGCCAGCTATGGTGACAATTAGATGAAGTGAGACTAgtcagaggaacagagagaatagCAGGTCAGGTCAGCAGACTTCACCATCCTCCTGGGTCTGGATAAGGGAAATATATCGTTGGATACATATCCACCATTCACTTGCAATTTTTTCTTTCAGTCAGTGGGAGAGTGTATAGAGGAAAATGGTAGAAGGAACAATTATAGTCCCTGTCTCCACTGACAGCAAAAGCCATGAACATGTTTGAAACTCTGTCCATTTAAATTTCTAACTTTCCCTTCTTTGCTGTTTATAGCTATTCAAAAAGATTAGAAGGCCATGGGAAAAGAATCCAGAGAGGCTAAGACCACATCTcagagtactttaaaaaaaagatcaacaTTTACATTGGTCATTTGTGGTCTAGTTCAGATTACCTGTACTGATACATTCACTCACAGATAATGAATACATTAAAGAAAAATAGTAAGTCCCTCTAAGGTTATTGGGAACATTACTTTGCATCCATTATTTAATAGACAGAATTTCTAGGTACAGAAATGTCCTTTGCCAGCACAATTTGACACCTGTCATGtacctcttttttctcattttttggagggaggaaagcagggcaattggggttaagtgacttacccaaggtcacacagctaaatgtctgaggccggatttgaactgaggtcctcctgactccagggctggtgctctactcactacaacACTTAGCTACCTCCTGTTATGGAACTCTTAGGGAGTTTTTCCTTGAGTGgtaacatgacttgcccagaatcacatagccagtacaACACAGGGCTTATGTTTTATAGagtaaggaaaaaatgaaataatgtctcTTACACATAGTGTGTCTTTAACAATTGTGGACtgaaggactgtttcatttctcttAGGCTCTCTAGGTCACTCAGTGGAGTCTGAAAATGTCTAACTTTACTACCGCCATGACTGAATTTCTCCTTATGGGGTTTTCTGACACCCATGAGCTGCGGATCctatattctttgtttctttttctcatttattcagcAGGTTTGATGGGGAATCTCCTCATTGTAATCATCACCACTTTTGACAGGAGACTCCATACccccatgtactttttccttAGGAATCTATCCATTGTGGATGCCTGCTTCATATCAATAACAATTCCACAGGCATCTGTTAACTCCCTGGTGAACAACAGAGCTATCTCGGTTCCTGGATGTGCAGCTCAGATATTCCTCTTGACTTTCACAGCATATGTTGAGTTGACTTTGCTCACTGTCATGGCCCGTGATCGTTATGTTGCCATATGTCAACCACTTCTCTATCCAGTGATCATGAGTCCTAGTGTGTGTATGCAGATGACTTTAACCTGCTTATTCACTGGCCTTTTGTATGCAGGGTTTCATACTGGTTACACATTTCGATTGTCTTTCTGCCAATCTAATGTGATCCACCAGTTCTTCTGTGATATCCCCTCTCTACTCAAGATCTCTTGCTCAGAGACATTTAGCAATACATTATTCTTACTTGGCTCTATTCTGGTGATTGGGCTTGGTAGTTTTGTCTTCATCACTGCATCTTACATTAGCATACTTTCCACTGTGCTCAAATTTCCAGTGAAAGAAGACCAAAGAAAAGCCTTCTCTACTTGTGTCCCCCACATCATTGTGGTTTCTTTGTTCCTTATTTCATCGTCTTATGTGTACCTACAACCACCTTCAGATTCTGGATCCCTTCACGATATAATCCTGTCAATAGTCTGTTCTATAGTAGCTCCCTTTCTGAATCCCATTGTATATAGTCTAAGGAATAAGCAGATAAAAGAGGCTGTAAGAAGGGTAatgaagaaaaagtttttattaagaa
This Trichosurus vulpecula isolate mTriVul1 chromosome 2, mTriVul1.pri, whole genome shotgun sequence DNA region includes the following protein-coding sequences:
- the LOC118840011 gene encoding olfactory receptor 14C36-like yields the protein MKHLPPDREVTQWSLKMSNFTTAMTEFLLMGFSDTHELRILYSLFLFLIYSAGLMGNLLIVIITTFDRRLHTPMYFFLRNLSIVDACFISITIPQASVNSLVNNRAISVPGCAAQIFLLTFTAYVELTLLTVMARDRYVAICQPLLYPVIMSPSVCMQMTLTCLFTGLLYAGFHTGYTFRLSFCQSNVIHQFFCDIPSLLKISCSETFSNTLFLLGSILVIGLGSFVFITASYISILSTVLKFPVKEDQRKAFSTCVPHIIVVSLFLISSSYVYLQPPSDSGSLHDIILSIVCSIVAPFLNPIVYSLRNKQIKEAVRRVMKKKFLLRNK